A genome region from Streptomyces antimycoticus includes the following:
- a CDS encoding cytochrome P450, with translation MSVQTATSRDEIPEEISAINLVDTRTYLEHDMDAYWRRLRADHPLYWHPPVDGKPGFWVVSRYADVMALYRDNQRLTSEKGNVLVTLLAGGDSAAGQMLAVTDGRRHKDLRNVMLKAFSPRALSKVAALVRVNARRMIADAVRRGEGDFAAEVASVIPLTTVGGLLGVPVKDHSYLLGLTKSSLSSDEADQAPEEAFLARNEILLYFSDLVAERRADPQDDVISTLTASEIDGVPLTDQDIVFNCYSLILGGDETSRLTMIDSLYTLSREPEQWKRLKEGSVTLESATEEALRWATPAMNFGRTALVDIEMAGGTIKAGDVVTLWNTSANRDESVFDDPYVLDLGRSPNKHITFGYGPHFCLGAYLARVEVKEMLDAMRTFSDGIELTGEPRRIHSNLMAGMSTLPVRFRPDEAGLATADD, from the coding sequence ATGAGCGTGCAGACAGCGACGAGCCGCGACGAGATACCGGAGGAGATCTCGGCCATCAACCTGGTCGATACCCGGACCTACCTCGAGCACGACATGGACGCGTACTGGCGCCGGCTGCGCGCCGACCACCCGCTGTACTGGCATCCGCCGGTCGACGGCAAGCCCGGCTTCTGGGTGGTCAGCCGCTACGCCGATGTGATGGCGCTCTACCGGGACAACCAGCGGCTCACCTCGGAGAAGGGCAACGTCCTGGTGACGCTGCTGGCGGGCGGCGACTCGGCGGCCGGCCAGATGCTGGCGGTGACCGACGGCCGACGCCACAAGGACCTGCGCAACGTGATGCTCAAGGCGTTCTCGCCGCGAGCCCTGTCCAAGGTCGCGGCGCTGGTCCGGGTCAACGCCCGCCGGATGATCGCCGACGCGGTCCGGCGGGGGGAGGGGGACTTCGCGGCCGAGGTGGCCTCGGTGATCCCGCTGACCACCGTGGGCGGTCTGCTCGGGGTGCCGGTGAAGGACCACTCGTATCTGCTGGGCCTGACCAAGTCCTCGCTCAGCTCGGACGAGGCGGACCAGGCCCCGGAGGAGGCGTTCCTGGCGCGCAACGAGATCCTGCTGTACTTCAGCGATCTGGTCGCCGAGCGGCGCGCCGATCCGCAGGACGACGTGATCAGCACGCTCACCGCCAGTGAGATCGACGGGGTGCCGCTGACCGATCAGGACATCGTCTTCAACTGCTACAGCCTCATCCTGGGCGGCGATGAGACCAGCCGGCTCACGATGATCGACTCCCTCTATACCCTCAGCCGTGAGCCGGAGCAGTGGAAGCGGCTCAAGGAGGGCTCGGTGACGCTGGAGTCGGCCACCGAGGAGGCGCTGCGCTGGGCCACCCCCGCGATGAACTTCGGCCGTACCGCGCTGGTCGACATCGAGATGGCCGGGGGGACCATCAAGGCGGGCGACGTGGTGACGCTGTGGAACACCTCGGCCAACCGCGACGAGTCGGTCTTCGACGACCCGTACGTCCTGGACCTCGGCCGTTCGCCGAACAAGCACATCACCTTCGGCTACGGTCCGCACTTCTGCCTCGGCGCCTATCTGGCGCGGGTGGAGGTGAAGGAGATGCTGGACGCGATGCGGACCTTCAGCGACGGTATCGAGCTCACCGGTGAGCCGCGCCGGATCCACTCCAATCTGATGGCCGGGATGTCGACCCTGCCGGTCCGGTTCCGGCCGGACGAGGCGGGGCTGGCCACCGCCGACGACTGA